The proteins below are encoded in one region of Alosa sapidissima isolate fAloSap1 chromosome 24, fAloSap1.pri, whole genome shotgun sequence:
- the LOC121700205 gene encoding C-type lectin domain family 4 member F-like, protein MSWKSNPKGKAWVGMTDIETEGEWRWVTNSLVRYNVQYWVQRADGTSEPDDWRVSNEQGEDCGHIDTAETELNSWMDAPCHTHYRWICEKAL, encoded by the exons ATGAGCTGGAAATCCAACCCAAAAGGAAAAGCCTGGGTGGGGATGACGGACATCGAGACAGAAGGCGAGTGGAGATGGGTGACCAACAGCCTGGTCAGATACAACGTTCA GTACTGGGTTCAGCGGGCTGACGGCACCAGTGAGCCGGATGATTGGCGCGTGTCCAATGAGCAGGGAGAGGACTGTGGCCACATTGACACGGCCGAGACGGAGCTCAACAGCTGGATGGACGCACCCTGCCACACCCACTACAGATGGATATGTGAGAAGGCCCTGTAG